One genomic segment of bacterium includes these proteins:
- a CDS encoding TraR/DksA C4-type zinc finger protein, translating into MDKKQLEKYRKKLVEKRKDILDEFRKNVNYRMESAADDGTQDIADKATMAYNKEFLFSLTDSERDMLQLIDEALIRINTKDFGVCNSCQSEIKVTRLEAVPWARYCLNCQELQEQGLLE; encoded by the coding sequence ATGGACAAAAAGCAGCTAGAAAAATACCGGAAGAAGCTGGTAGAAAAGAGAAAAGACATACTTGACGAATTTCGGAAGAACGTTAACTACCGCATGGAATCTGCAGCCGATGATGGCACTCAGGATATCGCTGATAAAGCGACCATGGCCTATAACAAGGAATTCCTTTTCAGTTTGACTGATTCGGAAAGGGATATGCTTCAGTTGATCGATGAAGCTCTCATCAGGATCAACACCAAGGACTTTGGCGTTTGCAACTCGTGCCAGAGCGAAATAAAGGTGACAAGGCTCGAAGCGGTGCCATGGGCCAGGTATTGTTTGAATTGTCAGGAGTTGCAGGAACAGGGTCTTTTGGAATAA